The Vespula pensylvanica isolate Volc-1 chromosome 3, ASM1446617v1, whole genome shotgun sequence nucleotide sequence GTCTGTTTTTCCCTCTTACTCGTTCTTTCAAGGtcatgaagaaaaaagatcttacTTTCGAATACCTTATGcttatattcttttccatgtaaaatatcgaattatgaTGATAAACGACTTCTTAGATCACTTCTCAGTTCCTTTCTCATAACCCGAATACAAAAAATGTTatgttacaataaaaataaataaataaaaatggataacgagaaaaaagaacgtgcgaatcgaacgaatcgtAGTCGATTGAaaatcactctctctctctctctttctctctctctctctctctctctctctctctctttctctttctctttctctcttcatacCTTACTATACTcattatgtattaaaaaagcCGTACGAATTGTCTCTGTGTTATCTGTGATATGTCGTCAGATTGTTGTCTTCCACCTGACCTACGACCCCTTTCGCTACCCTTACCTTAAATAGTCCGTCTTTACTTTATTTGGTTATGTCTTGTCTCTTCTCTTGTTCTACCCCTTTTTTCACCCTACCCTCCTTAGTGCGTTAgccatgatatatattatacgtatataatggTATGTTGCGGTATCGTGTACTTTATCGAACCTGGTCTTGTGTTGTTTGTGTTGCCAGGCTTGCACTTTTATGTATGACCCTGTCGAACTTGTCTAATAGTAAACGTCCTTTTTTagcattaattataattacacatAACACATACGCTGACTTTATTACGCGCCTCTTGCGTATAAACGActatctttcgttttgtttttcgttaacATCGttcctttaatatatatatttatatacatatacatatatatatatatgtatatgtatatatatatatatatatatgaacacagagttgatgataattattatcacggATGTGTATGCCATTTTCCGTTTTGTCTACGTATGctcaatgaataaaaatgaaaaaagcaaacagatagagaaacaaaacagaaagaaagaagaagaaaaaataaagaaatttatatatgaaacaaGCATTCAcgtatacaaacatacatacacacacactcatcCACAGAAACATACACGCACAATTCGTTCGTCTTTACGAGTCGGGATAAAAAAAACCATCATCGTTCTGAGTACTGCGTCGGTACCGTATCGCTTAAGACGAAGGACCACCACCCGAAATAACCGTCCCAACCTCTTTGTCCCTTGTCTGCGTCTGTTTATCACCTGTCTACGATGTACCAACGACCAGCCCTTAGCCCTAAACCATTACCAATATCACCACTACTACTGATATACCATAACCAAGTACCACCATTACCGAATACCTTGTGTCTGTCTTCTTCGATCCGATCCGATGAGATTATTATCTGACCCaccgagaaaaaagaaaaaagataaataaataaataagaaagaaaagaaaggaaatcgGTAATCAcggcaagagaaaaaaaatagagaacaagaaaaattcaCGACGGAAGtttaaacgaaagaaggaacaaaTTTTGAGAATTCagaagtatattaaaaaatactggaaaaaaaaataatatgaaaaaagaaaacaaaaaaaaaataaacaagagaaaaaatatagaagaaaaaaaacgcaATCACGAAATCGTTATTCGACCATGCGTCCGTCCGTCTACTCGATTCCTTCTctatttaagaataataaaaaataaataaataaataaataagtccAATACGATTTGTTCCTTCGTGAATTTAAttgttgtattattataatatttcttacaaatcataattttttcaaatgaaaataattagtgCGTTAATGTGacgtttaaaaagagaaggaatgtCGTTGGCtgattttttctcgttccttgAATTTctgtataaatgaataattaaataagtatcaagatgtatgtatatttcgtatatacttatatatacgatacataGTATATCTAGAATTCGTCGAAATTGCagtatatcaaaaaaaaagaagggaatgaaaaagaaaaattaaaaaatagagaaaaagaatcgcaGTGGCGTGTCGGTGCATCCCTCGCGtcattcgaattttttcaacCGAGACACCGTTCGTtcactttttcgttttccattttatatatatatatgtatgtatatatgtatgtatatatacatatatatacatacatatatatatttatatatatatatatatatcctttagGTTGGTGTCTGTCTTACATTAAAGAATCTCTCTCAGTGTGTTCAAAAGTTATCtgttttttcaacttttttttctctctctttctctctttctctctctcattttatatatatatatatatatatatatatatatatatatatatcaattttttttctttgtaccaTTCACTATGGTTTGGACTTACAGTAGTGAGACGACTGTGCCTGCCACCTTGCTGTGCTCGTACTTGGAGGATCAGCTCCCCAGCAATGTTTGATCCTCAGGTCCTCCGACTGACAGCACGGTGcatcatgaaaataaaaaataattgagatAGATAAGAGATAATAGAGCAAAATTCGCGTTACATCGATTCGTGGGGGAAATGTAATCCTCCAAGAACGACAATAACCCTATATGCAATCCCTTAGGgagagataattttatatatatatatatatatatatatatatatatacatatatatttctttatatatatatatatacatacatgtataagtaaatatatgaatcgaatatataatacgcatctatttctatatatttatttatacattaaagAGGGACATATATACGATTTGTTACGCGAGTATGTTCTCTTActatcacacatacacagataaACAGACCAAAGAGAAATAGTACGTTGCAAATTTCATCTTATATCTCACTTCTACCGACGCTGACGACGATGCTGACGACGACGCTGACGACGACGCTGACGACGACGTTGAAAAGCATCGAGAAAAGCTCGTTGTTATAACGCTTCCCCTTTGAGCGATATCGCGTAACAAAccgtatgcatatatgcatatgcgGTAgcgcatataaatatatatctatatatattgtatctaCCTCGCTCTACCTCTAACatcgattttcattattataatcacCGCCACACAGAATCGCTTGAAATTATTCAGCTTTGACATATTCCGTCTTATAAAATCACAGATAAAATCCAGTTGACACCCTCCGTGCCCTTAAACCTTGACACCctcaaaattatatacaatatatatatatctctctttttcttatgcCTCTAATTACATATcttatacatgatatatataatatacatatatactataatatatacatatatatatatatatatatatatatatatttatgcatgcTTTCTATCACAAAATCTCCACGAATCATCACGAAACCACCCCTTATCTCactccgtctctttctttctttttctctctctctatctctctatctatctatttcactCTCATACACAACCTGCCTCGCGTCAAATTAGCATCTTTTTCATCCCGTAATTCAAAACCTAGCAAGCTATAAAAAaccaccaaaaaaaaaaaagaaagaatgaaaaaaaactAAGAAACATGGTTCCCACTTCGCCGCCGTCTCGTCGTCGACCTAATTTTCGCGAGAGAGAACGTAACGTGCATCGTTTCTAGTGCACGACCCTCGACTCGTGACACAACCAGCCTCAAAATTCCAAGCATCCTTGCAATCACGGAACTATAGTTTTTGTAAAATTGATTGAGACTTGTATGGttgttagtattattattattatcattatcattactattattattattattattattattattattattattattaatattattactatattatcgCTTCTCGATCGGAACCGGCAGTGCATCATCAGACTGCATCGTGCTCCTTCGCATTCCAAAGAGCCCTTCCTggccctttttttctctctttatcttcgagACAAACCCCCTTCGTTGCTCGCGCGGTCTTCCCTTCTtccaattctatttttttgcttGATTCGTTAAACGAACGACGGCCGCACGTACGCCGCACGAATGCCGCACGTAAAATGGGGTTGCGGATCGCATTGGCAGCGAAGTGAGAATATTGACTCGCGTCGAAGCGTTCTCCGCGGAAgctgattttatttaatacatggaatcgatctttctttcatttgaaaaaatatataaatgaatgataaaaattattgcttTATTTCCGGTTATCTAAAACTCctttccgttttttctttctttatccaatTGGATTTAtgatcgtttttattacttttgtcgataatcaaaatcaaaatttctCAAAACGAATCAGCATTCCGCGGATTTCAACGTTTCGGCGAACGTGGTCCTACTTTCGAGGACCTGGATATATCTCTAATTTGTAACAGTCGTGTTGCGGTGATGAGAGGCCAAGTTGTAACCGAGCAAGGACTTGGAATAGTAGGCATCAGAGTCTCCGTTGACAGGGACTCACGATTTGGATTCACCTTGACCAGAGCTGATGGATGGTAagactttttattatcttttcttatgtcgactataataatataatgtctTTTAAGGgaatcatataaatatgttcatttgaaaaatacgatataaacaTTCTCTTACTTTCGTAGGAGTATCAtggtcgagaaagaaaaaattaattcgcaGCTCTAATTGGTCTACTTTTATattgtctttttgttttatttgtaattatttttttttattttaatatatctttaactCTCggtttattatgaaaaaaaagttggTTGCAAACACGATATGAGAAAGcatgactttctctctctctctctctctctctctctctctctctctctctctctctctgtttctctctgtccctctctctcaaaaTTTTTTACCGGAAGCAGTCAAATCTGTTCACTAATTACGTAGTATACACCTCAAAGGTATGCGTAATATTAGCATTTACATATGACGGACGCAACATGTATGGCAGGGTTTTGAACGTCCTTCGTAATAGGATCAGCCTTGCATTGTAATGAAGGGAGGGAGACACGAAACACCTATATCAGACAGGTATATAGTAATCCTAGTGAGGATAATCCTGAAATACAGAGCTGGAGGAGTTGGGACGGTAGACCACATCAAAGCCTCTGCTAATGATGTCGAAAGCTTGCTAATTACTCCGTGCAAATCTATCTGATTAGCCCGACCTCCGCTCCCCACCACCCTCCGATTACTCTCTACATTTTCCTGTAATGTATCAAATTGTGGATAGGAAACATTACCGAACGGCGTCCAACAAACTCGTTGACataatatcttaatattttaacacAATATCGGAGTAATAACAACTTTGCTTGGcacgtgttctctctctctctctctctctctctctctctctctctctctctctctctctccctctctttccctctcccttacatttcgtttcgataaaCATCACGATTCAAtcgcaaaataatattattatttgtctgATATATCGTGTTTCTTGTATCAATAATCAAATCGAAATACAAAcgacaaaataaataaggGCTGTAAAAGTATTATACATTGGCGAGAAAACAAGGAGATCAATTAAAGTGGGGGAGATCATTTCGACCACATAATTCCATTCGCAgattcaaattttaataactttgttaaatatttatgaatgattAACATCGATTCTATTGAGATGGATCACCAAAGCATAATACGTATAGTCGCTCAGATTGAAAAGGTATTTGCATATTTCGATCAGGTTCGACGTTTTGGTTAATGGTGGAGGAGCCGTGACATTGCAATTTCAACGTAGCCCATTCAAACCTCTTACGAGGACTGTGTTCGTGCCCTGGAATCAGATCGTTGTTTTACCACCCGTCGTGATGACCCTTAGCAAGGAAGGAGAGCCGTACAAATCTAATCAGCCACCTAGTCCAGCAGTCGGTAAATATCAACTATAATTGCGATGATGCAATTAggtctttatttttatttcgatcgtgcGGTATAGCTAATtaacttcttttattatctctcgaataactttcatttttttatcggGATATTTAAAATGACCAATGAAACTGTTACTTTATCGTCTTGTTTCTTCGATGTACACATGTGCCGTCTTTGTTCCGTCCTTAAGTGTTCTAcgttttagtttcttttcatttatggCTTACAATATAATAGGCTTCCCAGGGATTTCCATGGGGCTCTTTAGCGAGCACGGACCATGTTTGGAACACGATCATGAGACTCTACGTCCAATCATCGTTAGCACATGGATGCCAGAAAAAGTGGGTGGTTTGCCAGGGAAAAGTCTGGTATTCGCTGAGAGCCAAGTAAGCCTTATTATATGATGTAATTAGTTCCCTCCAAGTTATATCGTCGTTAAGTaaatccattattattattattattattattattattattattattattattattatcgtattataagGAAAcgatatcgtatattttttttattaatgagcCCATCTTCAATTTTACAACAGATCGTCCAAGAAAGTATCGCCATACCTGGATCTAATCTCCATTTGATGTATCAAAGTAGTCAAGCTGCTGGGTACCTTTCTACTGTTAGAATGCAATTGACTGGACCATTTATTCCAAAATCTTTAACGCACGTACACGTGCACGTAGAAATCGAGGGTTCACTTCATACAAAAACCTATGAAGCCGACCCCAATTTGACGCACACTTTCGCATGGAACAAGAGAAATGTCTATAAGCAAAAAGTATACGGAGTTGCACAAGCAAGAATTTCAATCGGTTATCAACATTCTACTTGCCCTTCCGTCATATGGGAAACTCAAACTGCGATTTTGCAAGGATTTGACGTAGACATTTCCGATATCGGTGGTTGGGGACTCGATATCCATCATCATTACAACTTCCACGAAGGAATCCTTCAAAAAGGGGATGGATCAACGTTACACTTCAAACAATATCCACGTACCGTAAAAGTAGTAATGGGTACTGGTCTTCAAAGAAGCTTGGTCTGTCAAAACTGTGATGGTTTGGCCAAAGATGCTAGACTTTTGACACCGGTAGCTCTTACCAGCGGTCCAGACGGTAGTATCTACGTCGGTGACTTTAATCTCGTACGTAGAATTACACCCGAAGGAAACGTTTATACCGTTTTAATTTTAAGGTAACTACTTACGTTCAAATTCCTAAGAAAAAGTAATCTTGATCCATcatacgaataataatcttaaCGATATTCCACAGTGCAACTCAAGTAGCCTATCAGTACTATCTATGTGTCTCCCCTGCCGACGGACATCTATATATCAGTGATCCTGAAAAACATCAGATATTAAAAGCGCTTTCATTAGAACAAGTTCAGGATCCTAGCATCAACATTGAACCGGTTGTCGGTAGCGGTGAAAGATGTATTCCGGGTGACGAGGGTCATTGCGGAGACGAGGGTCCAGCGATACGAGCAAAATTGGCCCACCCAAAAGGTAAACAATGATAATTACTGATTATTTAGAGCATAAATCAATATGACATTATTCGGAAATCATTGTGTCATGTTTGTTATTTATGTTCTCGGCTATAAATCACTTCAATAGTTTCTATTGTTATGTGATTATATTATCCTATTAGATTGTAATTGCTTATTAAACAGGTATCGCGATTGCTGCCGATAAAACTATGTATATAGCCGATGGCACAAACATACGCGCTGTCGATCCACATGGTATTATACACACACTGGTTGGACATCATGGTCACCACAATCATTGGTCACCGGCACCATGTGTTGGTGCTATACCTGCTCATCAAGCTCAATTGCAATGGCCGACAGGATTGACTCTAAGTCCTCTCGATGGATCCCTACATTTCATTGACGATAGACTTGTGCTGAAATTAACCAGTGATTTAAAAGTACGCGTAGTAGCCGGTACACCTCTTCACTGTACCAGTAATGCCAACAACAACGGCAATGCTAACACCAGCGAACTCACCAAATTAAATTCGACTATAGCAACGAATCTAAAGAAATCCGATGACGTTCTTGGTTCGGTTTTAGCCGTTGGTTTTAGCCCAACCGGTGAACTTTACATAGCCGACAGTGATTCTCATCGGGTTAATTCTATTAGAATAGTCGATTCCTCTGGAAAAATGTCTCATTTTGCTGGACAGCAACAGGAACGATTACGTGGTCAATGCGAATGTAATAATACGACTCCTAGTACAAAAGATTTGGATGCATGTACTTGCACAGATGATACCAGTAGCACGGAGACACTTTTATCATCGAATGCCAAGTTCACTGCCATATCAGCCTTAGCAGTATCTCCTGATGGCGTTGTTCACGTCGCGGATCAAGGAAGTTTACATATTTTGGCTTTGCAACCATATCTTCCGAATCACGATGAAAGTGGCGAGTTCCTCATTCCCTTCCCTCCGTCTAACGAAGTTTACGTGTTCAATCGTTATGGTCAGCACATATCTACGAAGGACCTAACATCTGGAAAAACTCGGTATTCGTTCCTATACAGTAAAAATACTAGTTTTGGCAAACTCTCCACTGTAACTGATAGCGCAGGAaacaaaatacaatttttacgaGATTACAGTAGCGTGGTTAGTACAATTGAAAATACTCAAGATCATAAATCcgaattgaaaatttctgCCGTTGgttttctcgaaaaattatCTGAAAGAGGTAGAGCGGAGATTGCTCTTGGATATGATGGTTCTACTGGTCTACTCACGAGTCGTTCAGGGgtaattacatatacatatatatatatatatatatacatatacgtatttcAGGAAAACTgattaaaacttttctcttttcccttttctctccaGGGAGACGAAAcctatatttacaattatgaCGGTTTGGGAAGAGTCACTGATGTAATCTTACCAACaggagaaaaattaaaattatcttcggATCTTTCTAACGACGAAGGTCTTTCCGTACAGGTATCTGCTCCTCTTCAAGCATTGTCAAAAGGAGATAAACAAAGATTTGTAGAATTTGAAATGAAGAATGAGAGATCTAAAATGCTTACTATCACCGATGGTACGTGTGcttaacaaattataaatcttcaataatttaaccaactaattttctcttttatataattactatgTATCAACGATTGTTACAGGTACGAAAATTATGAAAGCAACTTCATTCACGAACAGTAGTTTGGCAGTATGTCTTCCTAGTGGTGGAAGAATATTAAGTGCAGCGACGACTAAACATCCTCTGCTTGAAGCCGCTTTGCCGGTGGAAGCAGAAATGTTACCAATGTGGAGTTATCAAGTGATGTCCCTCGGTGAACTAACAAATACAATGACCACCACTTATAATCTTGTCGGGGACGTAAGCCACTTTCAACAGACACTTAATAGAGAGATCTGGGTAAACGATACAAGAGTAATCGCTGTCGAATTTGAACAAGCATTCAGGCGAGAAACTTTCTACGACAAAACGAGAACACCTCTATTGACTGTGATCTTCGATCCTGCTGGATTGCCATTACTTTGGCAACCTCACGAACAAGGACATAACCTTAGCATCACTTACGATAGATTTAATCGTATAGAAAGTTGGAAATGGGGTGCATCGGACGAATCTTATGGTTACGATCGACATGGCCAATTGGCAGATGTCACCAATAGTCAAGATGGCACAAAACGATATACCTATAACGACTTCAACATGCTTTCCAAGATAACTCTTCCTAGCGACAGACATTTCTCTTTGGAATACGACGATGACGGTGGCCTACGGCATATTATTCTTCCATCAGGAACGAaacattctttctcttgtcaAGCCTCTCTCGGTTTTCTTCGAGTAACATATACACCACCAGGAAGTACTAGAGCGTATCTTCAACACTACAGTCACGATGGTAATCTTCTACAAACTGTATTTCCTGGCGATGGCGCACGTATCGTCTATAGATATCATACATCTGGACAATTGGCTGAAGTCGTTCATGGTGATggaaaaagtgaaataagGTACACCGAAAGTGGTTTACCTTCTGAAGTCATACATTCTGAAAGAGATGTGGAATATAGATGGGATTATCAATATAGTGCTGGTCTTCTTGTCGAAGAACGTATAGATTTCGGAGCCAAAACCGGACTCAGCAATGCCAAATTTACTTTTGATTATGATTCGAACTTCAGATTGATCGCTGTACAGGGTAGAATAGGCGGTCAAACTTTACCACCTCACACCATGGCTTACAATCCAAGAACTGGCTTATTGGAACAGATAGGTCAATTTAAAATAACGAAACCACAAATAAACGAGACTACGGTTTTCGATGGCACTGCACTTTTTTCAAGGATTACCGATGATAGATTCCACGAAACTCAAGTGACAGTAACTATTCACAGTTTGGAAGTGTTTAGAATGGAATTCACGCACGATTCTCGAGGACGTATAAATCAAACCAGGACGTATACTCGTAACGTTGCTGTTAATACGTACACCAACGTGAAAAATTACACATGGGATTGCGATGGACAATTAACGGGTGTCGAAGCACAAGAACCATGGGGTTTCAAATATGACGGAAATGGTAATATGTTATCGCTTCGATATCGTGGAAACACCATACCCATGGAATACAATACCATggatagaataattaaattcggCGAAGGTCTTTACAAATACGACAATAGAGGTCTTGTGGTTCAAAATGCTAGAGAAGAGAGATTTAATTACAACGCTAAAGGTCTATTAGTACGTGCCACTAAACGTGGCCGATTCGACGTCCGCTATTATTACGATCATCTCGATCGTTTGGCAacgagaaaagataattacgGAAACGTGACTCAATTCTTTTATAACAATCAAAAACGTCCTCACGAAGTCAGCCAAATATATAGTCCACGTGATGGAAAGCTAATGTCTTTGGTTTATGACGATAGAGGCCATCTTATTTATGCACAAGTTTATcgacataaatattatatcgccACTGATCAGTGTGGCACGCCTATAATGATTTTCAATCAATATGGCGAAGGCATAAGAGAAATCATGAGATCCCCATACGGACACATTGTGTATGATTCGAACCCCTATTTGTACTTACCTGTTGATTTTTGTGGCGGATTGTTGGATCAggtgaattatatttatatatacatataaacttatattttatatttttagaatgtatatatatatatatacatctatttatatatattaacagaaagtattaatatgatattaatattaataaatttgataggTAACTTCATTGGTTCACATGCCAAATGGAAAGGTTTACGATCCTTTGATAGGCCAATGGATGTCTCCTCTTTGGGAAAATGTCTTGGACAGGATAGATACACCAACGCATCTGCATCTTTATAGATTTAACGGGAACGATCCGATCGATATCAGGCATACAGATAGACCAAATCAACCCACAGGTAAAAGacataaatatcaattatattatagatcaaTATactcaaatatataatatcttttttttccacttttttctaGATCACATATCATGGTTCACACATCTTGGATACGATCTAAAGAGTTTAGCACCTCAATTATTCCCTGACGAGCTTCCCGATAGTTTGGTACCACCGGCTCTTGGTCCAGGTACTTCTATATTTggcaagaagaaaagaacgagaaatcTTGGTGTTCAATCAGGCTTTTTAGCCCACATTGCTCAAAGACATTCTGGTGATGCGATGAGCCTTTCAGCACCACCACGATCAGCTCTTAAAAAAGACACTAGTGAACTAATCCCGAGTCGTTTAGGTGCTGCCTCAGATCCACCGTTCGGTAAAGGAATCCTTGTTTCGAGAACAGCCGATGGACAGGCTGTAGTGTCGAGTGTGCCAACGGCGAACGCTATTTATGGTGACGTCTTCACCTCGGTGTTCAATCGTTCGTATTTCCTACCGTTCACGTTCGTCGTTCACAGTGCTCAACAAGATGCTTTTTACTTCGTCAAGGAAGAAACTTGGAGAGCTAGCGAGGATCGTGGTCAATTGAAACGTCTCGGTGGACAAGTGAATACTACTTTCCACGAGAACGAAAATGGCAGTGGAAGTAGCTCGCTGATCGACGTGAAGATACACGGTACCAGCTACGTCGTCAATTTGCGATATGGCACGACAgccgagaaagaaaagcaacgaCTTCTTCATCACGCAAAAGCAACTGCCATTCGTAAGGCTTGGCATAGAGAACGGGAAGCTCTTAAAGCTAACACTCCAACAACGAACGAATGGATGGTAGCCGAACAGGACGAGATATTGAAAGTTGGTGTAGCCTCGAATTACGAAGgtgaatatatacatgatgCTCAAATCTATCCAGAGCTAGCGGAAGATCCTTACAACATAAGATTCGTCAAAAAAGCCGTTGACACTTCAAGTAAGAAACGACGCAGAAGGAGAGGAGCACCATCTTGCAAGCTTTGGTGGTTGGATAAATTTTGCTAGATCGTCTGGAtcaataaaaacgatatatgGCTCTCCTTCCACTGCCCTTCTTTTTAATGGGTTAATTACTGTCCAAAAAACTGATTGCTatggtctctctcttttggtaGACGTTacgcgaacgaataaaaagaaaggcaatatgagcaaagaaaaagagagagaaaaacgaagagataaagaatgaagaaagaaattataaagagTGTTACTAGAAAGATGAGAATTACTGTGACATATTATCCGCAGTGTTCTTtgatacacacacgtataaaggaagacaaaaagaaaaaaagagaaagagagaaagagagagagagagagagagagagagaaataaaaaaaagaaaaacgtactGAACACTATCAAAAAGTTTTATACCAAAGTCTATTTGTGTATTTCAAAGATGCCAAAAACACTAACGTTATATGATCTACCGCGATAGGGTGTAGTGTGtaagcattaaaaaaaaaagtatgcgTGGCGTGGATTACGGATTAATCTTGCCCGCGGATAAGAGTACGCGACAGAACCGTGATTTGGCAGACGCGCGAAAGccttataaataaatcggtGCAAGAGCTTTccatgaaaatgaagaagaatctctctttctcgaaaagaGATT carries:
- the LOC122627723 gene encoding teneurin-a isoform X2; this translates as MEGEGTLGRGHSNGGRGLRRQRSLEWRERRGYGHSAQSSSDDEEKTHRVVGPATTSSSNRGARSPGQVFASILAQHYGGAGDRSYRTGSDTEGAATTDNPTTPFPTPPPTLTPNHRQASPFPLESTNSRRHHYNGSVSSDRSRNGNGETVYAAPSKKTNTGGGGGGGGGGGTLGRRTRRGHASALSSSSTASDRSETVVFPDEHSRIHLGNGLSRPIYFTDTGRDSPPEPAPPEVPPRGPSLHATHTLRTQQTRNGCPPNASGNFTVPTDQIPSETYSEYLMSGSPRSYPARSPGVASTPTVTRLPPPQQQVTVGSLGGGLGSGAGNGGTGTVAAQNQAMVMPGFPLRAAAVPHYSPYSPSRFHIDKRCQHRCSWKCFSIALILLAVALTGMLAYFAVSSMRPIDNNNCVVVQDIKTVTHENAHVHDPISTQIPTEESLPTSTAEHSSAADSVGDQQSDPQIQQSAQQWPAVLELQAYNVAHSAVILPYHFWNTEFRNKQPAFIRLNLTLPWGANFAVYGRRNVAPSVTQYDFVEFVKGGRVDHRLKRDAPSEAVSFMKQATQDFGIEPNRSSQETGTKSIKSYQHILIKRTIVEPMMVNVSLLQYLDTGRWFLSVYNDELQPYKVTLVVTEAEGVSTTCPNDCSGRGSCYLGKCDCIDGYQGADCSKSVCPVLCSSHGQYGGGMCHCEDGWKGAECDIPLGDCQVPDCNQHGQCVRGSCVCNPGWKGAFCNEPDCPDPNCSGHGACVSGKCYCKAGWQGERCNQVDQQVYQCLPGCSDHGTYDLESAACICEEHWTGVDCSQPSCGLDCGPHGSCEQGRCKCHDDWTGTKCDQKPCDPRCAEHGQCKNGTCVCSQGWNGRHCTLPGCENGCTRHGLCTLQDGEYSCECSTGWAGRDCSIRLEMECNDFVDNDQDGMVDCSDSECCSHATCAEHIMCLASKNPVDVLLRKQPPSVTASFYQRVKFLVEENSVQSYAHMDEYTESTFWSSFTPCRVAVMRGQVVTEQGLGIVGIRVSVDRDSRFGFTLTRADGWFDVLVNGGGAVTLQFQRSPFKPLTRTVFVPWNQIVVLPPVVMTLSKEGEPYKSNQPPSPAVGFPGISMGLFSEHGPCLEHDHETLRPIIVSTWMPEKVGGLPGKSLVFAESQIVQESIAIPGSNLHLMYQSSQAAGYLSTVRMQLTGPFIPKSLTHVHVHVEIEGSLHTKTYEADPNLTHTFAWNKRNVYKQKVYGVAQARISIGYQHSTCPSVIWETQTAILQGFDVDISDIGGWGLDIHHHYNFHEGILQKGDGSTLHFKQYPRTVKVVMGTGLQRSLVCQNCDGLAKDARLLTPVALTSGPDGSIYVGDFNLVRRITPEGNVYTVLILSATQVAYQYYLCVSPADGHLYISDPEKHQILKALSLEQVQDPSINIEPVVGSGERCIPGDEGHCGDEGPAIRAKLAHPKGIAIAADKTMYIADGTNIRAVDPHGIIHTLVGHHGHHNHWSPAPCVGAIPAHQAQLQWPTGLTLSPLDGSLHFIDDRLVLKLTSDLKVRVVAGTPLHCTSNANNNGNANTSELTKLNSTIATNLKKSDDVLGSVLAVGFSPTGELYIADSDSHRVNSIRIVDSSGKMSHFAGQQQERLRGQCECNNTTPSTKDLDACTCTDDTSSTETLLSSNAKFTAISALAVSPDGVVHVADQGSLHILALQPYLPNHDESGEFLIPFPPSNEVYVFNRYGQHISTKDLTSGKTRYSFLYSKNTSFGKLSTVTDSAGNKIQFLRDYSSVVSTIENTQDHKSELKISAVGFLEKLSERGRAEIALGYDGSTGLLTSRSGGDETYIYNYDGLGRVTDVILPTGEKLKLSSDLSNDEGLSVQVSAPLQALSKGDKQRFVEFEMKNERSKMLTITDGTKIMKATSFTNSSLAVCLPSGGRILSAATTKHPLLEAALPVEAEMLPMWSYQVMSLGELTNTMTTTYNLVGDVSHFQQTLNREIWVNDTRVIAVEFEQAFRRETFYDKTRTPLLTVIFDPAGLPLLWQPHEQGHNLSITYDRFNRIESWKWGASDESYGYDRHGQLADVTNSQDGTKRYTYNDFNMLSKITLPSDRHFSLEYDDDGGLRHIILPSGTKHSFSCQASLGFLRVTYTPPGSTRAYLQHYSHDGNLLQTVFPGDGARIVYRYHTSGQLAEVVHGDGKSEIRYTESGLPSEVIHSERDVEYRWDYQYSAGLLVEERIDFGAKTGLSNAKFTFDYDSNFRLIAVQGRIGGQTLPPHTMAYNPRTGLLEQIGQFKITKPQINETTVFDGTALFSRITDDRFHETQVTVTIHSLEVFRMEFTHDSRGRINQTRTYTRNVAVNTYTNVKNYTWDCDGQLTGVEAQEPWGFKYDGNGNMLSLRYRGNTIPMEYNTMDRIIKFGEGLYKYDNRGLVVQNAREERFNYNAKGLLVRATKRGRFDVRYYYDHLDRLATRKDNYGNVTQFFYNNQKRPHEVSQIYSPRDGKLMSLVYDDRGHLIYAQVYRHKYYIATDQCGTPIMIFNQYGEGIREIMRSPYGHIVYDSNPYLYLPVDFCGGLLDQVTSLVHMPNGKVYDPLIGQWMSPLWENVLDRIDTPTHLHLYRFNGNDPIDIRHTDRPNQPTDHISWFTHLGYDLKSLAPQLFPDELPDSLVPPALGPGTSIFGKKKRTRNLGVQSGFLAHIAQRHSGDAMSLSAPPRSALKKDTSELIPSRLGAASDPPFGKGILVSRTADGQAVVSSVPTANAIYGDVFTSVFNRSYFLPFTFVVHSAQQDAFYFVKEETWRASEDRGQLKRLGGQVNTTFHENENGSGSSSLIDVKIHGTSYVVNLRYGTTAEKEKQRLLHHAKATAIRKAWHREREALKANTPTTNEWMVAEQDEILKVGVASNYEGEYIHDAQIYPELAEDPYNIRFVKKAVDTSSKKRRRRRGAPSCKLWWLDKFC